The Punica granatum isolate Tunisia-2019 chromosome 4, ASM765513v2, whole genome shotgun sequence sequence GGCGAGTGAGTGAGCCCGAGGCGATGTGTCAGCAGCGGTCGACATTGCCAGACAGAGAGCTTTCCTTCGGAGCAGAGACGGCGGGAGGGCTAAATGGAGGTTTctggagaagagaagagaagaaatggaggctcggggaagaagaagatgcatCCCTTTCTTGGAGGACTGCAATGCAGAAGCCTCTTCCCAATCAAATTCGACAATCTGCTGCTATTTCCCGGCAGGTTCGATAGACATTAACACCACTCttcatccctttttttttttccatattattttttggaatttttagCTCATAATTtgcccattttatttaatctatcatatttttttatcaaatctattccatgatttacattttacatcaaatctatcccggcgttatctttttcgtcaacatttaacggtCGTACTGACGTGGACGTGAAGAGATAGTGGgtcacacttgccacgtaggcgccacgtcaaCACGGCTTTTAAATGTCGACAGAAATAATAAttccgggatagatttgatgcaaaaagtaaatcatgaaatagatttgataaaaaaaatacgatagatttgacaaaacggacaaattATAGatcattttaagtaaatatctttatttttaatgtttttttcctcacttttttttttcaatgaaatcACAATTATTGacattaattttattcaagCGTCTACTTTGCCTGAATTATGAGATAAGTTCTGAATCCGTGAAGGACATATATAAAGTTGACCTACATGGAGTGCAATTTGCCCCCGCAATGTGGAAATTTCAGCGTCCGAGCGTATGTGGAATccaagccatacaaacacattgtccgGTCTTCCTGTTGGAGGTCGTGAAAAGTAATTCGGATAAATGAAGTAAACTCGATATTCCTTGTACATGTACTGGTTTAAGTTGGGTCACGAGTGTCACTAGGGATCGAACTCGACGATCTCGAGGGCAATAGGCGAGGGCGTGTGTTATAcgctacaccctcttttgatCTGTCGAACGTCAATTAATACAACCTACGTTGATCAATTTTATAGTTTCCAAATTAGAACCATATAGTGCAAGTGAAGTCAACACGAGACGAGCCACCTTGGCGTCATTTCGCTTGCTTAAAACCAGAGCCCATATCATTGGAGTCAAGTTCCATACGAACAGAGCATATGCAATCATCAATACTCGATTACCCTTGTATGCTTTTCCATCGGGGTGAACCCAACCTTAACGTCAAGGTTATCCCATAAATCTCGTGTCCTTTTTGTTTCCACGTGAATTAGGAAACGTACATGCAACCACGCGCATTTGAAATGACTGCTTATGATCGATCGCGTAAAGCGTCAATGATCAATGACATTGATCACATAATCATGAAGAGAAACCGGCAATCAATAATCAAAGTCCAACTTGATCACTGCAACCCCACCGACacactagtgaattaagtTCAAGGCACACTAGACCAAGCATTATAGGTCTACAGCCCCACCAACacactagtgaattaagtcCAAGGCACACTGGACCAAACATTATAGGCCTACAGCCCCACCACCAACACACTAGTGAACCAAGCATTATAGGTTGACCACCGCCATCTCATAATACACCCATATAGTTGCGAGCTCTACGTTCTCAGTGAAGTTTgaactcgtgatgttcaagtggaGCACTTGGAGTTTAACCACTAGACCACCGTATTGATAGTTGATATTTTGTCGGACTTgttaaaagggaaaataatttGGTCGGGACTTGCATAAATATCTCCCCAAGTGATAGGAGCTTGCAAAAGATGGAGAGCCCTCGATTAACCTTATCCTAATAAGTAATAATTCACCAAAAATATCTTCTCCCCTCTCCTATCTTCCAAATTATACTCTCCTATATATTGGGGCTGCCTTCTTATCTGTTAATAATACAATCCCACCAcccaaaagacaaaaaaaaggaCCTAAAATCATTATTTACATCAAATTACAATTAATCAGAGAAAATGCAGGCAGCCCTTTGCAACATTGCCCTTCCCCACATTGCCTGCTCCAAGACCACCTCCAATGGGTTCCCGATGCCGAGATCCTCCCCGAGTTCGGTAACAATTGCATCCCAGCCTCGGACTGCTGTGGTCAGGGCTGCTCCGGCCTCCTCTGACACCGTCGACTACAGCTCCATGACCTCGTAAGTGACTCATGTATTTTCCATCTTATCTTTGCTTGACTTGGTTTCCATCTCGAGCTCAACCAGTGCGCTGAGGTGGATAGATGGTTTGCCCATTGCTAATGAATTTTTGGATGTTTGGTGTTATCAGCGTGTTTCCAGCAGAGGCATGTGAAACCATTGGCGGCGATGCATGCCTTGCAGATATATACCCCGAAGCAAGGATCGAATCCAATGCAACGCGGGTCGATGTCACCATCAAGTCCGAGGAGTCCGTTGAACGAGAGTACCTCGACTATGCCAGTGCAAAGACGTAAGTCATAGAAAGTATATGTCAAATAGGCACCGACGCGGAAATATGGACTAACTGCAGGAAGTTGTGTGATTATGTTCTTGCAGAGTGTTCCCGGCGGAGGCTTGCGATGATCTTGGAGGTGAATTCTGCGAGAGGCCGTACCAGAGGGGTGTTTACTAGAATGTCATCAGTGCACATATTCTCTGCGCAAACTATATATGTcatgaatgtatatatatctatatgatCTTGAAAATTGAGCGTATTTCTTCCCCCAGAAGATTAGCATGTATCTTGATGTATACACAAGCAGCAGTTAAATAGAGTTTTGATGATTAATTTACATCTATATTCTACGAGCAAAGGCATAGCAAACTGTCTTGATCTCGATGATCTTGAACGCGGTAGCAATGGTGCAAACTCTGGACCTTGATACTTCTCGTTACTTCGATTTATCTCCTGGCTGCAGAAACTCCATCCTGGCCACGGAGGTCTCTATCTGTATGCTGTTTTCAACAGGTTATCAGCTCGTATTTTCCGATTTCTCACTGGTCTTTAATCACGAGTATTTCGTATTATTTACCAGTCAAGCCACGACCTCGACTATCCATGAGCGCCTCTTTCCATAGCTAACTAGGGACCAGCCAAAGCCACAATGCCCGATATTGTTGCAAAACTAAAAGGGAAAACCCCAACCTGTTTTCATActatgataaaagaaaaaaaattgttatctTTTTATCTTAATAGAGAAAATTACGTAAtcacataaaagaaaataacataGTTCTTTGTGCCAATTAAAATCGGGACTGGAAGAACCAAATATCAAAACTAGCGACTTTTAATCTATTGTTCCAGTTATTTTCCCGTTTATCTTCTATACTTCTATGTAAAGAGAAAaggtcaaaaaagaaaaggtttacTTTTTATCTcacttttacattttaaatTACCCAACATTATAtttctaattaatatatagacCACTACATTAATATTACTCATTTCAtccttttgaaatttttttatcaatttacgAACTTAATTAAAGTtaggagaaagaaaaataatgggTATTGAAAACCACGTAAGCGAGATTTTTCGAAAATCTAGCAAGGGACGgatttcttattaatttaatttcaaacgATACACACGAGTCACcctctaatttatttttaaaacaaatttatGTAATGCAGTAATATGATGTATGTAATTCAtttttatgttcttttttttcatcacACTGGTATGTTTTTcttggaaaattttcaaataaacatatattcGATACCTCATAATAGTAATACTATGAAAATACAGGCTCGGATTCGGTCTGGTATGTGGAAAACCAAAGTCGTATATTTTGGTCGCTCTTAatcataatataaattacataGAACATTACATCCATTTTTAGTAATTGTGGAATCTGCACGCATAAAATGTGACCTTGATTTGCgttaaatatataatcaatctgtatatataaaatataataactgACTGATCTTTTTCCAATCTTTCACTCAACCACCTCACAATATCGTCAGTTTGTTAATTATGTGaatatattagaaaaataggaaaaattataCATTTAGTCATCTAGGAAAActatacacatatatactaTTATCTAAGAGAATTTCTTTTATTGGAAATGCCCATTTATTATCTATAGTTTATTATAAACacggtttttcttttattttcctattatttaggaaaattttgaaatatatttaaataaaaacaaaatgaataattaaaaacacATTCATCTatgtatattttcttttaattttttaattgaaaaccgactttaaattatattaattgtaCCCATTTTATGATGTTATCTTAATAAAACACcccccaaaaaataaaaataaaaatggaagagTATAATAAGATATTCCCCACAGAATCAGCAAATGCTATAaggatgaaaacaaaaaagttgTAAAGTATGAGGACTAAAATTACAGTTATCCGAAACACTAAAAGGTAAAATTGTTCATGATCGGCCTAGAATGAGCTTCTGCCGCAACGATTTCTTTGTCTTCCTCCCCGCGGAGTTGCGGGAATGAGGGAAATGGCGTTGAAGCTGCTCCAGTGGAAGTTCTACGGCCAAGAGCGGGCACCGTTATCGTCTCACATCCCCGGACCGGCCTGCAACTTCAGACGGAGGCGACCGCAAGTGGTGGCTTTCGCCGTTAAGAGGAACCCCAAGCGCCTCAAGTACGCCACTCCCCGCTTCACCAAGGTGACTCCTTTGCTCACAAACTGTTCGCGCTGACAGTAATGGCAGTTTTAGTTACTGTCGGAAATTCGGCCTGATATCTGTTTTGAAGAGTTGATTATTTGTTCATCATCGTACGTTGTCATCAAATTAGAGGCCATTTGCAAGTCTCGTAGGATGCAGAAATGGGCAGAGTTCGGTGAACATGGGAGACTTGAATGTGGCTGATGCTACTTAAGTGATGATTCATCAGTTATCCATATGCTGATTGTATGTTGTCATGATAGGAGGATGGATTGCTTTATGTGCAAGTGGATCCATCAGGATCAGACAGCTGGAAACTCGAACCCGTGGTCGACATTTTGAGAAAGGGAGCAGTCGGAGTCATTCCTACTGACACTGTGTATGTTCGAGAGCCCTGTTTGTTCAGTCTTTGTAACTGGATTCTCCTGATTCTGTAACTCTGTTTCGTTTTGGATTTTAGGTGTTCTGTTTACTTGACATCATTTTTTGACATATAATCTCGGTCGATTTTGAGAAACATCCTAACAGGAAGTTCAATTTGTTATTTCACCCCAGGTATGCCATTGCCTGCAATTTGAAGAGCCACTCAGCTATTGAACGTCTACGTAGGTAAATATgtcacctttttctttttcacattCATTTGAAAGGTCTTGTTCCATATATTCTTTCTCTGTCTCAACTGGTTACTGCGCCTTCTTGTGTTTTGACGATACAGAATCAAAAATATAGCAGATTCCAAGGTAATGGGCAGTCCTCCGTAGAATTTACAATGTGCCTAGAAAATGCTTCATCACAGTTGAGGTATTGCTTTGGATGGTTTCTACATGAATTCCAAATTCCAACGTAACTTTTGAACTACTGTCGTAAATTAAAGGGAATTAGCTATTCTTGCTTTTTGACAAGATGTATCTGAAAAGGTATAAGACTCGAACATGTCCTGTCGATGGGTGATTTTTCTGTGGACTTGTAACTGTGCAGCCCCTCAGTATATTATGCCACTCCTTCCGGGACATTGATACATATACACTGGGATTTCCCTGTGGTGATGGTCAAGGACATACAAACATTTTCCGAGCTGTCAAGCAATGCTTACCTGGTCCAGTAAGTTTAAGCTTTTTACTTGAGGATGAAGCCTATGTGGCGTACAAGTTGCATTCAAATGGAGAGCATTACAATTtctaaaattagagaaaagaAGCTTGAGGAAGCATATTGTTATGTCTGACTCTGCCTTAACTGTCTATTTTCATCCCTTTTAAATACCCCAAATTTTCACTTGAAAACTGTGTTGTTATTCTGTGAACTTATTCATGTACCATTGAGTTTTAGATTTGCTGTGAatcatttcatatttcaatGTTCAATCCTTGATGCATAGAATGTGATATGTGATGAACCTAGATCTCTGAAGCCTTTTGCCAGCAGAATATTTTACAGATATTGTTAACGAGGTCTCTGTTTATTCAGTATACATTCATTTTAACTGCAAGCAAAGAATTACCAAGGCAATGTTCAAGATACGGTACTAGAGCTGCCAAGTATGCTTCCAGGAAAAATGTTGGTGTCCGAATGCCTGATGATGCCATTTGTCAAGCAATATTAGAGAAGTTGGAAGCGCCCCTTATATCGACCAGGTTTCTTTACTGCTCATAACCTATATTTTTGTGTCCCTGGTATGTCCAGCATGTGAACTGTATTGGGTAAAATATTCCTTGTCGATGCACCTATTAGGATCAAAGTATTAGTTCCCTCATGCGTATCAGGCAGCTCTGTTATCCATGTTTTCTGTTATAATGTTTTCTTATACGATGTTATCTCTCCTGTTTTATTTTAGTGTCAAGTGGCCAAAGGAAAACGAATGGATGATAGATCCAGTTGTGATAGCTGATATATATGGACCGGAGGTATGTTATAGTACAACAGAGGTACCTCATTTTAAGAATTACTGTGATACTGGATGTCACAGATTTGACATCACAATTAGGTGGTAATAATACCTATGTATGTGCTTTCGTCCTTAATACACATCATCATGTAATCTTGTGCACCATGTTCTTGGAATCATAGCTCATACAATATTGAATAATATTGGCTCCTGCATCGACTAGATATGATACTGAAACCCTTATTCGGATCACTGATCCCTTCTTTGCCTATCATTTTATCAATGTCCAATTTGTGTGACCATTTTCCATCCTGCACAAGCGAAAGATGTATAGCTTCAGCATAGAAGCTTAAGCTTTCTATGGGTAAGCGGTGTCTGTTGAAGCAAATTGTCTGTGTGCTTCTTGCCTCAATTGGTTCTCGGTCCAGCTAATGGGTATTGGTAGAGGTTGAAGTAAGAGTTCCCATTTATAGAATGCGTGATTTCCTCCCTTTCTGCATGATTTGGTGGGTCAGGGGCAGGTAGGAAAGGAACCAGCAAGATATGAATATCCTTCTCCTATTGTTAAATATGTTTGTTTTGGACCTACTGATAGTGACGACAGATTCTGTAGttgtttaataaataaatttctcaaTGTCCATGTTTCTCGTGCTGCTGTGCGTGTATGCAGGGACTTGATTTCGTGGTTGACGGTGGTGTGAGAGTAGCTGATCCATCCACAGTAGTTGACATGACTGGAGGTTATCCAAAAGTTGTACGCCAAGGAAAGGTGATATCTCTATCTCTATAATATAATAAGTTTGCGTTCTTGCAGAATCTTTTTGTCTCTAGCATGGATAGCTAATTTAAGTTTATATCGATAGTTTAGGCGGCTAAAATAAGAATGAAACCGATAAAAAGCAAGGTGAGGCTTCATTATGGATAGGTACAATTAGCATGTTTGGTCCCTCTTATGTTTTCCCTCAAAGGAAAAAGCCCGAATATATTATCTTATTCTAGCGGGGAAATGCATGTTCTTGTCCGTATGAGCTTCTATGGCTCTGATAATATATCTGTTGCATTTTATCGACAATTGTGGTGAAACCTCTTAAAACAATCCCCCCAAGTCCTGCTTGAAGTAATGAACTGTTCTCGATTGGAAAAGGAAGAATATCCAAATCTTGATGTCGTGGTTTGGTTTCCAGGGACCTAAGTTGCATTGGATGGTATCAGAAGAAGATGTTGATGGTGCAGATCATGAGAAAGATGTCGCTATCGATGCCATTTGATGGAGCTGCTTTAACCAAGGGGCGTGAAGTGGAAGATTCATAGGGAGATAGCATTTGCTCCCCGCTGTACAGCGACTTGAATGAATCGCAGTTCATATAATCCCGATCGAGCGAGAAGTTTGTGCAAATGTTGTGGAAATAAACACAGTGAGAAAAGCTGTGCTTGTAAGAATCAAAATGTCAGACTACGAACACGACCATTATTCATCACATTGGCACATGACATGTCGAGTCTAACCTTTGGTAAAACCATCTTTAACCGACATATatgtaagaaaaaaaaaatgatcggCGTCGAGCATATATATGATTTACACTGTTCGTGTCAAGTGGTCATGTTTGCTTCCTGGAACTTGGAATCACGCGTCTAAGCATGAACATGAGGTCAAGGGAAGATGTACCCCTTAGTGGGCTAACTAACGCATTTCGAATgggacttttatttttcattaatgaatgaatataaggaaaaataaggAGGTGGCTGCATGGATTGGGGAAGAAGAGTGATTGTTGACCACAGGTTCAGGCAAGGCAACGCCGGGTGTCATTTTGCTTACTCAGTTGTACCAGCCAAACAGCCCGCACAGCTACCTGACTCCTTCCCTTTCATCATCAGTCCCGCCAACAGCGAAGAATTGAGCGGCGGGAGATAAGACTCGCAGTGGGCGGAGGGCTGAgctattctctctctctctctctctctctcgatctcTCGATGGAGTCTACCATCTCCAAATCCCTCGTCAGCACCTTCCCTCTCAATCCTCTCATACTCCGCCTCCATCGCCGCCTCTCCCGGGCCCCGCCGCAGCGCCTCAGCTTCCCCAGCCGCCTCATTGCTCACCGTCTCAGCTGCATCTACAGCAACCGCTTCCGCCGGCTTAGCTTCGATTCTGTACCGGCTCCACCT is a genomic window containing:
- the LOC116202618 gene encoding light-regulated protein, chloroplastic-like translates to MQAALCNIALPHIACSKTTSNGFPMPRSSPSSVTIASQPRTAVVRAAPASSDTVDYSSMTSVFPAEACETIGGDACLADIYPEARIESNATRVDVTIKSEESVEREYLDYASAKTVFPAEACDDLGGEFCERPYQRGVY
- the LOC116202248 gene encoding uncharacterized protein LOC116202248; the protein is MREMALKLLQWKFYGQERAPLSSHIPGPACNFRRRRPQVVAFAVKRNPKRLKYATPRFTKEDGLLYVQVDPSGSDSWKLEPVVDILRKGAVGVIPTDTVYAIACNLKSHSAIERLRRIKNIADSKPLSILCHSFRDIDTYTLGFPCGDGQGHTNIFRAVKQCLPGPYTFILTASKELPRQCSRYGTRAAKYASRKNVGVRMPDDAICQAILEKLEAPLISTSVKWPKENEWMIDPVVIADIYGPEGLDFVVDGGVRVADPSTVVDMTGGYPKVVRQGKGPKLHWMVSEEDVDGADHEKDVAIDAI